ATCTCAACACGGCTGCCCGCATTCACACCACTCGCACTGCTGAAACGAGCGGTGATCGTGTAACTATCACTGCCAAAAAAACGAGCGCCACCCACCTGAATCGCTAAGTAAAGCACTGCGATCAGCCCCAGGAGCACAAAACAGCCCACGAAAAATTCAATGGTTCGATTATTCATAAATTACTGCGCACCTCCATGCGATGCAGATGATTTTCGGCCATAATTAGCCTTGCTAAGAAATCCGGAAAGCGCCAACGTCGCATCCGAATTCAAATCCTCTGGTTGACCAAAAAATTGTATCTTCCCCCCGTCCAGCCAAGCCACCCGGTCGCTAATCTCAAATACCTCGGGAATATCATGACTCACCAATAAAGCCGTAAATCCAAAACGCTCACGATAGTCCGCAATCATCTCAAACACACTGAACTTACGCTCCGGGTCCAGCCCAGTCGTAGGCTCATCGAAGAGCACAAGCTGTGGCTTGGTGATCAAGGCTCGTCCCAAAGCCACCCGCTTCTTCATCCCCCCGGAAAGTTCCCCGGGAAAACGGTCCGCCGAATCACTCAGCTCCAGATGCCCCAACATTTCATCCACTCGCTGCTTCACCTCAGCTCGCCCCAGTCGGCTCGCCTCCCGCAAGGGCAAGGCCACATTATCAAAGGCAGTCAACGAATCAAACAACGCATTGTTCTGAAACATATAACTAAACGATACGCCCCCATCACTATTCGCACGTCGACGACTGTGCGCAATCGCTTTGCCCTCCAGCTCAATCGTACCTGCATCTGCCCTCAGCAAGTTCGCAATACACTTTAAGAGCACCGACTTACCGATACCACTCTTGCCTATGATCGTCGTCACCGATGCCGCTGCGACGTCCAAATCGACCCCGTCCAGCACATGCTTATCGCCAAAGTGCTTCTTAAGACCGCGAATTTTTAGAAAGGCATCCATACTAGAGAAGAAAAGAAGTAATTAAATAGTCCGCAGCCAACACTGTCACACTGGACCAAACCACCGCACGTGTCGCCGATTCACTAACACCCCGCACCCCGGGATAGGACGCCTTACGGTGCGTATTAAATCCCCGATAGGCACAAATCGATATCGTTAACAGCCCAAAAACCAGCGCCTTGATATAACCACCCTGCACGTCGGCCCAAGTCACACTTTCAAAGACACGATTCCAATACACGCCCGCATCCAAATGCAACAGCACCGAGCCCGTCAAATAGCCCCCGAAGATCCCGATTAAATCAAAAACTGCAGTCAAAATCGGGAAACAAATCAAAGTCGCCACCAAACGCGGCCCCACCAAAAATCCCAAAGGATCGATACTCATAGTCTGCAAAGCATCAATCTGCTCATCATTACGCTGTATTCCCAGCTCCGAAGCCATGGCAGAACCCGCCTGCCCCACCACCATCAAGGCAGTTAATACCGGCCCCAACTCACGTATCAGGGAAAGCGCCACCGCAGTGCCCAGCGCCGACTCCGCACCAAATTTCACCAAGGTGTAATAAAGCTGCAGCCCCATCACCAAGCCCGTAAACAAGCCCACCGTCGCGACAATCGGCAAGCAACGCACCCCGATTTCATGAATCGCCAGCGTCAACTTAGCCAAACGCCCACGCTGCACGAAAAAACCACGCAGAGCCCCCAAGCCAAAGAGAGAGATTTCTCCCATCTCAAAGACTACACCAAGTGCCAAGCGTCCAAGCGTGCGTATCATGATAAAAGGTTTTACAAGTAGAAAAGCTGCATCCAAACAACGAACGAAGACTTATGACACAAGTTTCCCAGTCATTGGAAGCCGAACTTT
The nucleotide sequence above comes from Coraliomargarita algicola. Encoded proteins:
- a CDS encoding ABC transporter ATP-binding protein, which encodes MDAFLKIRGLKKHFGDKHVLDGVDLDVAAASVTTIIGKSGIGKSVLLKCIANLLRADAGTIELEGKAIAHSRRRANSDGGVSFSYMFQNNALFDSLTAFDNVALPLREASRLGRAEVKQRVDEMLGHLELSDSADRFPGELSGGMKKRVALGRALITKPQLVLFDEPTTGLDPERKFSVFEMIADYRERFGFTALLVSHDIPEVFEISDRVAWLDGGKIQFFGQPEDLNSDATLALSGFLSKANYGRKSSASHGGAQ
- a CDS encoding ABC transporter permease; translated protein: MIRTLGRLALGVVFEMGEISLFGLGALRGFFVQRGRLAKLTLAIHEIGVRCLPIVATVGLFTGLVMGLQLYYTLVKFGAESALGTAVALSLIRELGPVLTALMVVGQAGSAMASELGIQRNDEQIDALQTMSIDPLGFLVGPRLVATLICFPILTAVFDLIGIFGGYLTGSVLLHLDAGVYWNRVFESVTWADVQGGYIKALVFGLLTISICAYRGFNTHRKASYPGVRGVSESATRAVVWSSVTVLAADYLITSFLL